From the genome of Scytonema hofmannii PCC 7110, one region includes:
- a CDS encoding DNA gyrase/topoisomerase IV subunit A — protein sequence MAKQLNLLSEGQVITTALHTEMQRSYLEYAMSVIVGRALPDVRDGLKPVHRRILYAMHELGLVPDRPYRKCARVVGDVLGKYHPHGDQAVYDALVRLIQDFSSRYPLLAGHGNFGSVDNDPPAAMRYTETRLAPISYEGMLAEIGDETVDFIGNFDNSQQEPTVLPAQLPFLILNGSSGIAVGMATNVPPHNLGEVVDGLIALIDTPDLSDEKLFELIPGPDFPTGGEIVGNTGIREAYTTGKGSIVLRGVAQIEEVAGSKGTKRRTAIVVTELPYQVNKAGWIEKVAELVNQGRLQGISDIRDESDREGIRVVIELKRDTNPQEILQNLYHQTALQSNFGAILLALVDRQPRQLSLRQLLQEFLHFREQTLNRRYSYELVKAESRQHLVEGLLKALSHLDEVIEILRSAADGTTAKISLAQQLSLSEVQADALLAMPMRRLTGLEQQNLQKEYEQLSEQIQFLGRLLSDRKELLKSMKKDLRTLKRRYGDARRTRILVPREGTQGGRKANERMSGGAEENPTSPFSDGSLGTSPKLEVPAEDVVLEFSHRGYVRRLQPSAKKSKAENGTSDNDFILQTVSTDTEKELLVLSSGGKVYPVKVGDIPPTNGRSARGTPLITLLSSTAQGTQETVINRFVLPENSDGSEMVFLTKQGRIKRLSLTEFTNITRRGITVLKLKDDDELLCTQFANTGKHVFVASSGGRVLRFVVNDEQLPIMGRTAMGLQSLRLRQREAMVGCVTCETEENLLLITQAGYAKRLSIKGLRPANRGDIGTQFFKFTDKTDTLAAMVRAIAGAEVALITNHQRVVRLAVETVATLGRDSTGDKVLQLNRDEKVITVVPLVSG from the coding sequence ATGGCGAAACAGTTAAACCTCCTCTCGGAGGGACAGGTCATTACCACCGCCTTGCATACTGAGATGCAAAGGTCATATCTAGAATATGCCATGAGTGTCATAGTTGGACGGGCGTTACCAGACGTGCGAGATGGCTTAAAACCAGTTCATCGGCGCATTTTATATGCTATGCACGAACTAGGTCTTGTTCCTGACCGACCCTATCGTAAGTGCGCCCGTGTAGTGGGAGATGTATTGGGTAAATACCATCCCCACGGAGATCAGGCAGTTTATGATGCCCTAGTAAGACTGATACAAGACTTTTCCAGTCGCTACCCCTTACTAGCAGGACATGGCAATTTCGGTAGTGTGGATAATGACCCTCCAGCCGCGATGCGTTATACAGAAACGCGTCTTGCGCCAATCAGCTACGAAGGTATGTTGGCGGAAATTGGAGATGAAACAGTAGATTTTATAGGAAATTTTGATAACTCCCAGCAAGAACCAACAGTACTACCAGCACAGTTACCATTCCTGATACTTAATGGTAGTTCTGGCATTGCGGTAGGTATGGCAACAAACGTTCCACCCCATAACTTGGGTGAAGTCGTTGATGGATTGATTGCGTTAATTGATACTCCCGATCTATCAGACGAAAAATTGTTCGAGTTGATACCAGGCCCGGATTTCCCCACAGGGGGCGAAATTGTGGGGAACACCGGAATTCGCGAGGCATACACCACAGGTAAAGGGAGTATCGTGCTACGAGGAGTTGCCCAAATTGAAGAAGTTGCTGGTAGTAAAGGAACTAAGCGGCGCACGGCAATTGTGGTGACGGAATTGCCTTATCAAGTGAATAAAGCAGGTTGGATTGAAAAGGTTGCAGAACTCGTCAATCAGGGTCGCTTACAAGGAATTTCCGATATTCGGGATGAAAGCGATCGCGAGGGAATACGCGTGGTGATTGAACTCAAACGCGATACCAATCCTCAAGAAATTCTCCAGAACTTGTATCATCAAACTGCCCTGCAAAGCAACTTCGGAGCGATTCTCCTAGCGTTGGTCGATAGGCAACCCCGCCAGTTAAGCTTGCGTCAACTGTTGCAAGAGTTTTTGCACTTTCGAGAACAAACACTCAACCGTCGCTACAGTTATGAGTTGGTTAAGGCAGAAAGTCGCCAACACTTAGTGGAAGGTTTACTCAAAGCACTCTCTCATTTAGATGAAGTGATTGAGATTTTGAGAAGTGCAGCTGATGGAACTACGGCAAAAATTAGCTTGGCTCAACAACTGAGTTTAAGTGAGGTACAAGCAGATGCACTTTTGGCGATGCCAATGCGACGCTTAACAGGTTTGGAACAGCAAAATTTACAAAAGGAATACGAACAACTCAGCGAGCAAATTCAGTTTTTGGGGAGATTGCTGAGCGATCGCAAAGAGTTATTGAAGTCAATGAAAAAAGACCTGCGTACCCTTAAGCGCAGGTACGGTGATGCTCGTCGTACCAGAATCTTAGTACCGAGAGAGGGAACCCAGGGGGGTAGAAAAGCGAATGAGCGAATGAGCGGCGGAGCAGAGGAGAACCCAACATCCCCATTCTCAGACGGGAGTTTGGGAACGAGTCCAAAATTGGAAGTCCCAGCAGAAGATGTGGTTTTAGAGTTTAGCCACCGGGGATATGTACGCCGTCTTCAGCCTTCAGCTAAAAAGTCAAAAGCTGAAAATGGTACGTCGGATAATGACTTCATTCTCCAAACCGTTTCTACTGACACGGAAAAAGAATTGCTTGTACTTTCGAGTGGTGGGAAAGTTTACCCGGTTAAGGTGGGTGATATTCCTCCTACCAACGGACGTTCTGCACGGGGAACACCTCTTATCACCTTGCTCTCAAGTACCGCTCAAGGTACACAAGAAACTGTTATTAACCGCTTTGTACTGCCGGAAAATTCCGATGGTAGTGAGATGGTTTTTTTGACCAAGCAAGGACGAATCAAGCGTCTGTCCCTAACAGAATTTACGAACATCACTCGTCGTGGAATTACAGTTTTGAAGCTCAAAGATGATGATGAATTGTTGTGTACCCAGTTTGCTAACACAGGGAAACACGTGTTTGTCGCAAGTTCGGGAGGGCGAGTTTTAAGGTTTGTGGTGAATGACGAACAACTCCCAATCATGGGTCGTACAGCTATGGGTTTGCAAAGTTTGCGCCTGCGTCAACGGGAAGCCATGGTGGGATGTGTAACTTGTGAGACAGAGGAAAACTTATTACTTATCACTCAGGCGGGGTATGCTAAACGCTTATCTATAAAGGGGTTGCGACCTGCTAACCGTGGAGATATTGGGACTCAATTCTTTAAATTTACTGACAAAACTGATACACTTGCAGCAATGGTAAGAGCGATCGCAGGGGCTGAGGTCGCGTTGATTACCAATCACCAGCGAGTCGTTCGCCTTGCAGTAGAAACAGTAGCGACCTTAGGCAGAGATAGCACGGGCGACAAAGTACTTCAACTTAATCGAGATGAAAAGGTTATTACGGTAGTTCCACTTGTTAGTGGTTAG
- a CDS encoding response regulator, which produces MKTVLIVEDDLINARVFSKILTKRGGLDVKHTENVDEVMKFAQGGEVDIILMDVSLSRSVYQGKSVDGIKITQMLKSDPQTASLPIILVTAHAMEGDRENFLKASGADGYISKPVVDHQQFVDQIIALLPKSDN; this is translated from the coding sequence ATGAAAACTGTTTTGATTGTCGAAGACGATTTGATTAATGCTCGCGTTTTTTCTAAAATTTTGACCAAGCGTGGCGGCTTGGACGTAAAACATACTGAAAACGTGGACGAAGTCATGAAATTTGCCCAAGGAGGGGAAGTTGACATTATTTTGATGGATGTTTCTCTGTCACGAAGTGTTTATCAAGGTAAATCTGTGGATGGGATCAAAATCACACAAATGTTGAAATCCGATCCACAAACAGCTTCTTTACCTATTATTCTCGTGACAGCACACGCTATGGAGGGCGATCGCGAGAATTTTCTAAAAGCGAGCGGTGCAGATGGTTATATCTCTAAACCTGTTGTCGATCACCAACAGTTTGTTGACCAAATCATAGCACTGCTGCCTAAGAGCGATAACTAA